One Amorphoplanes digitatis genomic window carries:
- a CDS encoding methionine--tRNA ligase: MTFYVTTAIPYVNAAPHLGHALELVQADVLARHRRLRGEDVRFLTGTDDNALKNVTAARATGVDVAAFVKANGDRFADLRGPLDLSFDDFIRTGSDPRHAPGVTALWRRSAADFYRREYTGRYCAGCERFLDGAACPEHPAAPETVAETNWFFRLSRYQRRILDVLESGRVRVEPAPRRNEVLAFVRAGLRDISVSRPAARAGGWGIPVPGDPDQVIYVWWDALANYVTALGDDAAYRRWWAGSTERVHVIGKGIVRFHAVYWLALLLSAGLPLPTAIFVHDYLTVDGAKLSKSAGNAVDPVALAGRYGVDALRWWLLRETATVGDTDFTERRLIERADRDLAGGVGNLVNRTLTLARRHGVAPAEVGSDLGGRVNAALARADFRAATDAVWAEVDRGNRLIEARQPWKLADPAPVLAELLGICQVLAGELRPFIPSGAERLLAQLRSDGPPRPAFPRLGAARSDQVVDAAQHRPGGQGRRFQARTAPDDERRLLAG, encoded by the coding sequence ATGACCTTCTACGTCACCACTGCCATCCCCTACGTGAACGCGGCTCCGCATCTGGGTCACGCGCTTGAGCTTGTGCAGGCCGACGTGCTTGCCCGGCATCGTCGGCTGCGCGGCGAGGACGTCCGCTTCCTCACCGGCACCGACGACAACGCGCTCAAGAACGTCACCGCGGCCCGGGCCACCGGCGTCGATGTCGCGGCGTTCGTCAAAGCGAACGGCGACCGGTTCGCCGACCTGCGCGGGCCGCTGGACCTGTCGTTCGACGACTTCATCCGTACCGGCTCCGACCCGCGGCACGCACCGGGGGTGACCGCGCTATGGCGCAGGTCCGCGGCCGACTTCTATCGGCGCGAGTACACCGGGCGGTACTGCGCGGGCTGCGAGCGGTTCCTGGACGGCGCCGCCTGCCCGGAGCATCCGGCGGCACCGGAGACCGTCGCCGAGACCAACTGGTTCTTCCGGCTGTCGCGGTACCAGCGGCGGATCCTCGACGTGCTGGAGTCGGGCCGGGTCCGCGTCGAGCCCGCGCCCCGGCGCAACGAGGTGCTCGCCTTCGTCCGCGCCGGGCTGCGCGACATCAGCGTCTCGCGCCCGGCGGCGCGGGCCGGCGGCTGGGGCATCCCGGTGCCCGGCGACCCGGATCAGGTCATCTACGTCTGGTGGGACGCCCTGGCCAACTACGTGACCGCCCTCGGCGACGACGCCGCCTACCGGCGCTGGTGGGCCGGCTCGACCGAACGGGTGCACGTGATCGGCAAGGGCATCGTGCGCTTCCACGCCGTCTACTGGCTCGCGCTGCTGCTCTCCGCCGGGCTGCCGCTGCCGACGGCGATCTTCGTGCACGACTACCTGACCGTCGACGGCGCGAAGCTCTCCAAGAGCGCGGGCAACGCCGTCGACCCGGTCGCGCTGGCCGGCCGGTACGGCGTGGACGCGCTGCGGTGGTGGTTGCTGCGCGAGACGGCGACCGTCGGCGACACGGACTTCACCGAGCGGCGGCTGATCGAGCGCGCCGACCGGGACCTGGCGGGCGGCGTCGGCAACCTGGTCAACCGCACGCTGACGCTGGCACGCCGGCACGGCGTGGCGCCCGCCGAGGTCGGCTCCGACCTCGGCGGGCGCGTCAACGCCGCGCTGGCCCGGGCGGATTTCCGCGCGGCGACCGACGCCGTGTGGGCCGAGGTCGACCGCGGCAACCGGCTGATCGAGGCGCGGCAGCCCTGGAAACTGGCCGACCCCGCGCCGGTCCTGGCCGAGCTGCTCGGCATCTGCCAGGTGCTCGCCGGCGAGCTGCGCCCGTTCATACCCTCGGGCGCCGAACGCCTGTTGGCGCAGCTCCGCTCCGACGGGCCGCCGCGGCCCGCCTTCCCGCGACTGGGCGCGGCGCGCTCAGACCAGGTCGTTGACGCAGCGCAGCACCGGCCGGGTGGTCAGGGCCGTCGGTTCCAGGCCCGCACCGCCCCGGATGATGAACGTCGCCTCCTCGCCGGGTAG
- the ilvD gene encoding dihydroxy-acid dehydratase → MPELRSRTSTHGRTMAGARALWRATGMTDDDFGKPIVAIANSFTQFVPGHVHLKDMGGLVADSVFAAGGIGREFNTIAVDDGIAMGHGGMLYSLPSRELIADAVEYMVNAHCADALVCISNCDKITPGMLIAALRLNIPTVFVSGGPMEAGKTIAIEGVVHEKLDLVDAMSASANENVTDEQLDTIERSACPTCGSCSGMFTANSMNCLTEAIGLALPGNGSTLATHAARKALFERAGELIVDIAKQYYENDDESVLPRSIASRDAFENAVALDVAMGGSTNTVLHLLAAAREAEIDFSVTDIDAVSRRVPCLSKVAPNSPKYHMEDVHRAGGIPALLGELDRGGALRRGVRSVHSPDLDSWLQEWDIRSGNASEAALELFHAAPGGVRTTQPFSTTNRWATLDTDPAEGCIRSVEHAYTVDGGLAILFGNLAPDGCVVKTAGVAEELWKFSGPARVFESQDAAVEGILGKQVVAGDVVIIRYEGPRGGPGMQEMLYPTSFLKGRGLGKACALITDGRFSGGTSGLSIGHVSPEAASGGLISLVETGDEITIDIPGRTIHLNVTDEDLAQRRHEQERRPKPYTPVDRQRPVSAALRAYASMATSASDGAYRKVPE, encoded by the coding sequence ATGCCTGAGCTGCGCTCCCGGACCTCGACCCACGGACGGACGATGGCCGGCGCGCGCGCCCTGTGGCGCGCCACCGGCATGACCGACGACGACTTCGGCAAGCCGATCGTCGCGATCGCCAACAGCTTCACCCAATTCGTACCCGGCCACGTGCACCTCAAGGACATGGGCGGGCTCGTCGCCGACTCGGTGTTCGCCGCGGGCGGCATCGGGCGCGAGTTCAACACGATCGCCGTCGACGACGGCATCGCGATGGGCCACGGCGGCATGCTCTACTCGCTGCCCAGCCGCGAGTTGATCGCCGACGCCGTGGAATACATGGTCAACGCGCACTGCGCCGACGCCCTGGTCTGCATCTCGAACTGCGACAAGATCACCCCCGGCATGCTGATCGCCGCGCTGCGTCTGAACATTCCCACGGTGTTCGTGTCCGGCGGCCCGATGGAGGCCGGCAAGACCATCGCCATCGAGGGCGTGGTGCACGAGAAGCTGGACCTGGTCGACGCGATGAGCGCCAGCGCGAACGAGAACGTGACCGACGAGCAGCTCGACACCATCGAGCGGTCCGCGTGCCCGACCTGCGGCTCCTGCTCCGGCATGTTCACCGCCAACTCGATGAACTGTCTGACCGAGGCGATCGGCCTGGCCCTGCCCGGCAACGGCTCGACGCTGGCCACCCACGCGGCCCGCAAGGCGCTCTTCGAGCGCGCCGGCGAGCTGATCGTCGACATCGCGAAGCAGTACTACGAGAACGACGACGAGTCCGTGCTGCCGCGCTCGATCGCGAGCCGGGACGCGTTCGAGAACGCCGTCGCCCTGGACGTGGCGATGGGCGGCTCGACGAACACGGTGCTGCACCTGCTGGCCGCGGCCCGCGAGGCCGAGATCGACTTCAGCGTGACGGACATCGACGCGGTCTCGCGCCGGGTGCCCTGCCTGTCCAAGGTCGCCCCGAACAGCCCGAAGTACCACATGGAGGACGTGCACCGCGCCGGCGGCATCCCCGCCCTGCTCGGCGAGCTGGACCGTGGCGGCGCGCTGCGCCGCGGCGTGCGCTCGGTGCACTCCCCCGACCTGGACAGCTGGCTACAGGAGTGGGACATCCGCAGCGGCAACGCGAGCGAGGCGGCGCTGGAGCTCTTCCACGCCGCGCCGGGCGGCGTCCGCACCACCCAGCCGTTCTCCACCACCAACCGCTGGGCCACGCTCGACACGGACCCGGCCGAGGGCTGCATCCGGTCGGTCGAGCACGCATACACGGTCGACGGCGGCCTCGCGATCCTCTTCGGCAACCTGGCGCCCGACGGCTGCGTGGTGAAGACCGCCGGCGTGGCCGAGGAGCTGTGGAAGTTCAGCGGCCCCGCCCGGGTCTTCGAGAGCCAAGACGCGGCGGTCGAGGGCATCCTCGGCAAGCAGGTCGTCGCCGGCGACGTCGTGATCATCCGCTACGAGGGCCCGCGCGGCGGCCCCGGCATGCAGGAGATGCTCTACCCGACGTCGTTCCTGAAGGGCCGCGGGCTGGGCAAGGCCTGCGCGCTGATCACCGACGGCCGCTTCTCCGGCGGCACCTCGGGCCTGTCCATCGGGCACGTCTCCCCCGAGGCGGCCTCCGGCGGCCTGATCTCGCTCGTCGAGACCGGCGACGAGATCACCATCGACATCCCCGGCCGCACGATCCACCTGAACGTCACCGACGAGGATCTGGCGCAGCGGCGGCACGAACAGGAGCGCCGCCCCAAGCCCTACACGCCGGTCGACCGGCAGCGACCGGTCTCGGCGGCGCTACGCGCCTACGCCTCGATGGCGACCAGCGCAAGCGATGGCGCATACCGCAAGGTTCCCGAATAA
- a CDS encoding putative bifunctional diguanylate cyclase/phosphodiesterase translates to MHSPSGVELAGLASLLVAVPAVALLANSGRRHTGAARRAHLLLAAGAAITTAAALAGLLSDLFLAQRPAQLGSAVAVAMALGTSTLLAGTLVLPGAAENAGAAWRHLLDGLVVGAGLWFVGWVLLSEPTRILGDHTPKPGVSILLPAAMAAVATGLTAVLAVHAHRPRHITVRVAAGVTLVAVAATALSSGICRSWPGIVLLGAVLLPGGLVVVAHAVKIADRPVEVTGDITQRNTGYAFVPMSAMVGALGYHLAAGGVFDVFGFLGFSVEGFALVARQYLALADVKSYTLQLRHRESHFRELAHTDPLTRLANRRGLVRALREPAARERPRVLIGLDLDGFKNVNDMRGHDVGDAVLVEVGERLRANLREGDVAARLGGDEFAVLMWATPEEAMLAGKRLLAVLGEPYDTEDGSVFLSASVGVAGSPAPGDTGELMRDADLALRYAKQRGKNRVERYQRRYDELLRRHSVLENELRHAIEREQLRLVFQPVVALPSMRPVGAEALLRWHHPELGAVRPDEFIPVAEESGLINMIGSWVLDQACEQLSQWLAVGHDVWVSVNLSPKELHAADYAGQVAGVLQKYGVPAQRLVLEVTEHAVATDMDELIRRLCELRSTGVRIALDDFGAGYSSLGQLRKLPVDILKIDHALVAEPESRTGTAAPLVDVVVRLGHRLGLEVLAEGIGSPAQRAIVEEAGCRLGQGSLFGWGVPAEHLEAQLETARSSGSRPVPVQRARPATKPTAPARSQVIMLGPGMRQLRALLPTDPAFSEGEVSRTGDQDVRSVDAPREMGQS, encoded by the coding sequence GTGCACTCACCGTCCGGCGTGGAGCTGGCCGGGCTGGCGAGCCTTCTGGTCGCGGTCCCGGCCGTAGCCCTGCTGGCCAACTCCGGTCGCCGGCACACGGGCGCCGCCCGCCGCGCACACCTGCTGCTCGCCGCGGGGGCCGCGATCACCACGGCCGCCGCGCTGGCCGGCCTGCTCAGCGACCTCTTCCTGGCCCAGCGGCCGGCGCAGCTCGGCTCGGCCGTCGCCGTCGCGATGGCGCTGGGCACGTCCACGCTGCTGGCGGGCACGCTGGTGCTGCCCGGCGCCGCGGAGAACGCCGGCGCGGCCTGGCGGCACCTGCTGGACGGGCTCGTCGTCGGCGCGGGGCTCTGGTTCGTCGGCTGGGTGCTGCTCTCCGAGCCGACCCGGATCCTCGGCGACCACACGCCGAAGCCCGGCGTGTCCATCCTGCTGCCGGCGGCCATGGCGGCGGTCGCGACCGGGCTGACCGCGGTGCTGGCCGTGCACGCACACCGGCCCCGGCACATCACGGTCCGGGTGGCGGCCGGTGTCACGCTCGTCGCGGTCGCGGCGACCGCCCTCTCCAGCGGGATCTGCCGCAGCTGGCCGGGCATCGTGCTGCTCGGCGCCGTGCTGCTGCCGGGCGGGCTCGTCGTGGTCGCCCACGCGGTCAAGATCGCCGACCGGCCGGTCGAGGTCACCGGCGACATCACCCAGCGCAACACCGGGTACGCGTTCGTGCCGATGTCCGCGATGGTCGGCGCGCTCGGCTACCACCTCGCCGCCGGCGGCGTCTTCGACGTGTTCGGCTTCCTGGGCTTCAGCGTCGAGGGCTTCGCCCTGGTGGCCCGGCAGTACCTGGCGCTGGCCGACGTGAAGAGCTACACGTTGCAGCTGCGCCACCGGGAGTCGCACTTCCGGGAGCTGGCGCACACCGACCCGCTGACCCGGCTGGCCAACCGCCGCGGCCTGGTCCGGGCGCTGCGCGAGCCCGCCGCCCGGGAGCGGCCGCGGGTGCTGATCGGCCTGGACCTGGACGGCTTCAAGAACGTCAACGACATGCGCGGGCACGACGTCGGCGACGCCGTGCTCGTCGAGGTCGGCGAGCGGCTGCGCGCGAACCTGCGCGAGGGCGACGTGGCGGCGCGGCTCGGCGGCGACGAGTTCGCGGTGCTCATGTGGGCCACGCCCGAGGAGGCGATGCTCGCCGGCAAGCGCCTGCTCGCCGTGCTCGGCGAGCCGTACGACACCGAGGACGGCTCCGTCTTCCTGTCCGCGAGCGTCGGCGTCGCCGGCTCGCCCGCGCCGGGCGACACGGGCGAGCTGATGCGCGACGCCGACCTGGCGCTGCGCTACGCCAAGCAGCGCGGGAAGAACCGGGTCGAGCGCTACCAGCGGCGCTACGACGAGCTGCTGCGCCGGCACAGCGTGCTGGAGAACGAGCTGCGCCACGCCATCGAGCGCGAGCAGCTCCGGCTGGTCTTCCAGCCGGTGGTCGCGCTGCCCTCGATGCGGCCGGTCGGCGCCGAGGCGCTGCTGCGCTGGCACCACCCCGAGCTGGGCGCGGTCCGGCCCGACGAGTTCATCCCGGTCGCCGAGGAGTCCGGGCTGATCAACATGATCGGCTCCTGGGTGCTGGACCAGGCGTGCGAGCAGCTCTCCCAGTGGCTGGCCGTCGGCCACGACGTCTGGGTCTCGGTGAACCTCTCGCCCAAGGAGCTGCACGCCGCCGACTACGCCGGCCAGGTCGCCGGCGTGCTCCAGAAGTACGGCGTGCCGGCGCAACGCCTGGTGCTCGAGGTGACCGAGCACGCCGTGGCGACCGACATGGACGAGCTCATCCGGCGGCTGTGCGAGCTGCGCTCCACCGGCGTGCGGATCGCGCTCGACGACTTCGGCGCCGGCTACTCCTCGCTCGGGCAGCTGCGCAAGCTGCCGGTGGACATCCTGAAGATCGACCACGCGCTGGTCGCCGAGCCGGAGTCGCGTACCGGCACGGCCGCGCCGCTCGTCGACGTCGTCGTGCGGCTCGGCCACCGGCTCGGGCTCGAGGTGCTGGCCGAGGGGATCGGCTCGCCGGCGCAGCGGGCGATCGTCGAGGAGGCCGGTTGCCGGCTGGGGCAGGGCTCGCTCTTCGGCTGGGGAGTGCCCGCCGAGCACCTCGAGGCGCAGCTGGAGACCGCCCGATCGTCCGGTTCCCGGCCGGTGCCGGTGCAGCGCGCCCGCCCGGCGACCAAGCCCACCGCGCCCGCGCGCAGTCAGGTGATCATGCTGGGCCCGGGGATGCGGCAGCTCAGGGCGCTGCTGCCGACCGATCCGGCCTTCTCCGAGGGGGAGGTCTCGCGGACGGGTGACCAAGATGTGAGATCAGTTGACGCACCCCGTGAGATGGGGCAGTCTTAG
- a CDS encoding carbohydrate ABC transporter permease → MTATATRPRKRSLKNIGRAPQDTRGSWHTYLGLAAFLALSAFPLYWMFVIATSDDEAVSQIPPSVVPGDQLMENLHEVFTMQQVYFAASLINSFIVSAAVTASTLFFCSMAGFAFAKLRFPGRDKLMIVVILTLTIPNQLGIVALYILMGKFGWNGTLVSVIVPFLVSAFGVFYMRQFIMQAVPDELVESARMDGALTMRVYWSIVLPAIRPALAVLGLLTFVATWNEFQWPLIQLNGTPFPTSMVALSDLASGNYVIYRRVLAGAFVATVPLLVLLLLGGRQIVRGIMEGAVKS, encoded by the coding sequence ATGACCGCGACCGCAACCCGGCCCAGAAAGCGCAGCCTGAAGAACATCGGCCGCGCGCCGCAGGACACCCGCGGCAGCTGGCACACCTATCTCGGCCTCGCCGCCTTCCTCGCGCTGTCGGCCTTCCCGCTGTACTGGATGTTCGTCATCGCCACCAGCGACGACGAGGCGGTCTCGCAGATCCCGCCGTCAGTGGTGCCCGGCGACCAGCTGATGGAGAACCTGCACGAGGTCTTCACCATGCAGCAGGTCTACTTCGCCGCGTCGCTGATCAACAGCTTCATCGTCTCCGCGGCGGTGACGGCGTCGACGCTGTTCTTCTGCTCGATGGCCGGCTTCGCCTTCGCCAAGCTGCGCTTCCCGGGCCGCGACAAGCTGATGATCGTGGTGATCCTGACCCTCACCATCCCCAATCAGCTGGGCATCGTCGCGCTCTACATCCTGATGGGCAAGTTCGGCTGGAACGGCACCCTGGTGTCGGTCATCGTGCCGTTCCTGGTCAGCGCGTTCGGCGTGTTCTACATGCGCCAGTTCATCATGCAAGCGGTCCCCGACGAGCTGGTCGAGTCCGCGCGCATGGACGGCGCGCTCACCATGCGGGTGTACTGGAGCATCGTGCTGCCGGCCATCCGCCCGGCGCTGGCCGTGCTCGGCCTGCTCACGTTCGTCGCGACGTGGAACGAGTTCCAGTGGCCGCTGATCCAGCTCAACGGCACACCGTTCCCCACCTCGATGGTGGCGCTCTCCGACCTCGCCAGCGGCAACTACGTCATCTACCGCCGGGTGCTCGCGGGCGCGTTCGTCGCCACGGTTCCGCTGCTCGTGCTGCTCCTGCTGGGCGGGCGGCAGATCGTGCGGGGGATCATGGAAGGCGCTGTCAAGTCCTGA
- a CDS encoding glycoside hydrolase family 2 protein, whose amino-acid sequence MRRTVTSYRALHDGWAVTGGDVDSVAATVPGCVHTDLLTAGLIDDPYLDENEKELAWIGHTDWVYETVFQHAGGDGRTDLVCAGLDTVATVILNGVELGRTANMHRGYRFDVRDVLREGENQLRVRFGSAYAYAQAQRARLGGRPNAYPEPFNFIRKMACNFGWDWGPTLVTAGIWQPIGLQSWSVARLAEVRPQVTVADGAGLVEVRVRLERETPGPVTLAATAAGRRVAARTEGDEAVLSLTVEDPRLWWPRGYGDQPRYDLDVTLAGPDDEPLDSWTRKVGFRSVRLDTTPDGGGSAFTLHVNDVPVFVRGVNWIPDDVFANRVTRDRLAARFAQAVDANVNYLRVWGGGRYESEDFYDLADSLGLMVGQDFLFACAAYPEEEPFATELAAEARENVVRLSSHPSLMMWTGNNENIWGHADWGWVEELGDRSWGAGFYFDVLPRIVAQEDPSRPYWPGSPYSGRDDLHPNDPAYGTTHVWDVWNTDDYLKYREYRPRFVAEFGYQAPPAYATLRRALSDQPLARDSPGMRAHQKATDGDLKLQRGLDAHLPPPRDFDDWHYLTQLNQARALSTGIEHFRSLRPYCMGAIMWQLNDCWPVTSWAAIDGDGRKKPLWYALRRSYAPRLLTVQPRDGVPALVAVNDSAEPWPLSATVSRRTLAGVVEAEVAVGATVAPGSAITLPLPAEVGAAGDPAQELLVATADEHRAWWFFAEDKDVAWPQAKFDATFEAVGPDARVKITAHNILRDLVLQPDRLDPATEADEAVVTLLPGEEATFIIRGGAGLEPTALTTRPVLRCVNDLV is encoded by the coding sequence ATGAGGAGAACCGTGACCTCGTACCGAGCCCTGCACGACGGCTGGGCGGTCACCGGCGGCGACGTGGACAGCGTCGCCGCCACGGTGCCCGGCTGCGTGCACACCGACCTGCTCACCGCGGGACTGATCGACGACCCGTACCTGGACGAGAACGAGAAGGAGCTCGCCTGGATCGGGCACACCGACTGGGTCTACGAGACGGTGTTCCAGCACGCCGGTGGCGACGGCCGGACGGACCTCGTCTGCGCCGGACTCGACACCGTCGCCACGGTCATCCTCAACGGCGTCGAGCTGGGCCGCACCGCGAACATGCACCGCGGCTACCGCTTCGACGTCCGCGACGTGCTGCGCGAGGGCGAGAACCAGCTCCGGGTCCGCTTCGGCTCCGCGTACGCCTACGCGCAGGCGCAGCGGGCCCGGCTCGGCGGCCGGCCCAACGCCTACCCCGAGCCGTTCAACTTCATCCGCAAGATGGCCTGCAACTTCGGCTGGGACTGGGGCCCGACGCTGGTCACCGCCGGCATCTGGCAGCCCATCGGCCTGCAGAGCTGGTCGGTCGCGCGGCTGGCCGAGGTGCGCCCGCAGGTGACGGTGGCGGACGGCGCCGGCCTCGTCGAGGTGCGCGTGCGGCTCGAGCGGGAGACCCCCGGGCCGGTCACCCTCGCCGCGACGGCCGCCGGCCGGCGCGTGGCGGCGCGGACCGAGGGCGACGAGGCCGTACTCTCCCTCACCGTCGAGGATCCCCGGCTCTGGTGGCCCCGAGGGTACGGTGACCAGCCGCGTTACGACCTCGACGTGACCCTGGCCGGGCCGGACGACGAGCCCCTGGACTCCTGGACCCGCAAGGTCGGCTTCCGTTCGGTGCGCCTGGACACCACACCGGACGGCGGCGGAAGCGCGTTCACGCTGCACGTCAACGACGTCCCGGTGTTCGTGCGCGGGGTCAACTGGATCCCCGACGACGTCTTCGCCAACCGGGTCACCCGGGACCGCCTCGCGGCGCGGTTCGCGCAGGCGGTCGACGCGAACGTCAACTACCTGCGGGTCTGGGGCGGCGGCCGGTACGAGTCGGAGGACTTCTACGACCTCGCCGACTCGCTCGGCCTCATGGTGGGGCAGGACTTCCTGTTCGCCTGCGCCGCGTACCCGGAGGAGGAGCCGTTCGCCACGGAACTGGCGGCCGAGGCCCGCGAGAACGTGGTGCGGCTGTCGAGCCACCCCAGCCTGATGATGTGGACCGGCAACAACGAGAACATCTGGGGCCACGCGGACTGGGGCTGGGTCGAGGAGCTCGGCGACCGGTCGTGGGGCGCCGGCTTCTACTTCGACGTGCTGCCGCGCATCGTCGCCCAGGAGGATCCGAGCCGGCCGTACTGGCCCGGCAGCCCGTACTCGGGCCGCGACGACCTGCACCCGAACGACCCCGCGTACGGGACGACGCACGTCTGGGACGTCTGGAACACCGACGACTACCTGAAGTACCGGGAGTACCGGCCGCGGTTCGTCGCGGAGTTCGGATACCAGGCGCCGCCGGCGTACGCGACCCTGCGCCGCGCGCTCTCCGACCAGCCACTGGCCCGGGACTCGCCGGGCATGCGGGCGCACCAGAAGGCCACCGACGGCGACCTCAAGCTCCAGCGCGGCCTCGACGCGCACCTGCCGCCGCCGCGCGACTTCGACGACTGGCACTACCTGACCCAGCTCAACCAGGCACGGGCGCTGTCGACCGGTATCGAGCACTTCCGGTCGCTGCGGCCGTACTGCATGGGCGCGATCATGTGGCAGCTCAACGACTGCTGGCCGGTGACCTCCTGGGCGGCGATCGACGGCGACGGCCGCAAGAAGCCGCTCTGGTACGCCCTGCGCCGCTCCTACGCGCCGCGGCTGCTCACCGTCCAGCCCCGCGACGGCGTGCCGGCGCTGGTGGCGGTCAACGACTCGGCCGAGCCGTGGCCGCTGTCGGCGACCGTGTCCCGCCGTACCCTCGCGGGGGTCGTGGAGGCCGAGGTAGCGGTCGGCGCGACCGTCGCGCCGGGCTCGGCCATCACCCTGCCCCTGCCGGCCGAGGTCGGCGCGGCCGGCGACCCGGCGCAGGAGCTGCTGGTCGCGACGGCCGACGAGCACCGGGCCTGGTGGTTCTTCGCCGAGGACAAGGACGTCGCCTGGCCGCAGGCGAAGTTCGACGCGACGTTCGAGGCGGTCGGCCCGGATGCCCGGGTGAAGATCACCGCGCACAACATCCTGCGCGACCTGGTCCTCCAGCCGGACCGCCTCGATCCGGCGACCGAGGCGGACGAGGCCGTGGTGACGCTGCTACCCGGCGAGGAGGCGACGTTCATCATCCGGGGCGGTGCGGGCCTGGAACCGACGGCCCTGACCACCCGGCCGGTGCTGCGCTGCGTCAACGACCTGGTCTGA
- a CDS encoding acetolactate synthase large subunit, whose translation MTRPTPETLANRATPATVAAAAGAPAVVTVSPTPASGAGSLVRSLEALGVEVAFGIPGGAILPAYDPLYDSKVRHILVRHEQGAGHAATGYAQATGKVGVCIATSGPGATNLVTPIADAYMDSVPIVAITGQVARPAIGTDAFQEADIQGITLPITKHNFLIQTPEEIPQIMAEAFHLASSGRPGPVLVDIPKDVLQAATTFAWPPTLDLPGYRPTLHPHGKQIREAARLIAAAKRPVLYVGGGVLKAGATDGLRKLAELTGMPVITTLMALGAFPDSHPQHLGMPGMHGTVPAVYALQKADLLVTLGARFDDRVTGKLDSFAPEAKVVHADIDPAEIGKNRHADVPIVGDARHVIDELIAAVSATAGGTAAYQSWWAQLNDLRERYPLGYDEPTDGTLAPQYVIERIGELVGPDAVYVAGVGQHQMWASQFIKYEKPGTWLNSGGAGTMGYAVPAAMGAKVGRPDTQVWAIDGDGCFQMTNQELATCALEGIPVKIAVINNGNLGMVRQWQTLFYEGRYSNTELGTHKHRIPDFVKLAEALGCVGLRCETKEEVDATIKAALEINDRPVVIDFTVGKDAMVWPMVAAGTSNDEIMFARDVRPSFDEDDL comes from the coding sequence ATGACGAGACCCACACCCGAGACCCTCGCCAACCGTGCCACCCCGGCCACCGTCGCGGCGGCTGCCGGCGCCCCGGCCGTAGTCACGGTGTCACCGACCCCCGCCAGCGGGGCCGGTTCGCTCGTGCGGTCGCTCGAGGCGCTCGGCGTCGAAGTGGCGTTCGGCATCCCCGGCGGGGCGATCCTGCCCGCCTACGACCCGCTGTACGACTCCAAGGTCCGGCACATCCTGGTCCGCCACGAGCAGGGCGCCGGCCACGCCGCCACCGGGTACGCCCAGGCCACCGGCAAGGTCGGCGTCTGCATCGCCACCTCCGGGCCGGGCGCGACGAACCTGGTCACGCCGATCGCCGACGCTTACATGGACTCGGTGCCGATCGTCGCGATCACCGGCCAGGTGGCCCGGCCCGCGATCGGCACGGACGCCTTCCAGGAGGCGGACATCCAGGGCATCACGCTGCCGATCACGAAGCACAACTTCCTGATCCAGACGCCCGAGGAGATCCCCCAGATCATGGCGGAGGCGTTCCACCTCGCCTCCTCCGGGCGCCCCGGGCCGGTGCTCGTGGACATCCCCAAGGACGTGCTCCAGGCGGCGACCACGTTCGCCTGGCCGCCCACCCTCGACCTGCCCGGCTACCGGCCGACGCTGCACCCGCACGGCAAGCAGATCCGCGAGGCGGCCCGGCTGATCGCCGCCGCCAAGCGCCCGGTGCTGTACGTGGGCGGCGGCGTGCTCAAGGCCGGCGCCACCGACGGGCTGCGCAAGCTCGCCGAGCTGACCGGCATGCCGGTCATCACCACGCTGATGGCGCTCGGCGCGTTCCCCGACTCGCACCCGCAGCACCTGGGCATGCCCGGCATGCACGGCACGGTCCCGGCCGTGTACGCGCTCCAGAAGGCGGACCTGCTGGTCACGCTCGGCGCCCGCTTCGACGACCGGGTCACCGGCAAGCTCGACTCGTTCGCGCCGGAGGCGAAGGTCGTGCACGCCGACATCGACCCCGCGGAGATCGGCAAGAACCGGCACGCGGACGTCCCGATCGTGGGCGACGCGCGGCACGTCATCGACGAGCTGATCGCGGCCGTCTCCGCCACCGCGGGCGGAACGGCGGCGTACCAGTCCTGGTGGGCGCAGCTCAACGACCTGCGCGAGCGCTACCCGCTTGGCTACGACGAGCCGACCGACGGCACCCTCGCGCCGCAGTACGTGATCGAGCGGATCGGCGAGCTGGTCGGCCCGGACGCGGTCTACGTGGCCGGCGTTGGTCAGCACCAGATGTGGGCGTCCCAGTTCATCAAGTACGAGAAGCCGGGCACCTGGCTCAACTCCGGCGGCGCCGGGACCATGGGCTACGCGGTGCCCGCCGCGATGGGCGCCAAGGTCGGCCGCCCCGACACCCAGGTGTGGGCGATCGACGGCGACGGCTGCTTCCAGATGACCAATCAGGAGCTCGCCACCTGCGCGCTGGAGGGCATCCCGGTCAAGATCGCCGTCATCAACAACGGCAACCTGGGCATGGTCCGGCAGTGGCAGACCCTGTTCTACGAGGGCCGCTACTCGAACACCGAGCTGGGCACGCACAAGCACCGCATCCCGGACTTCGTGAAGCTCGCCGAGGCGCTGGGCTGTGTCGGCCTGCGCTGCGAGACCAAGGAAGAGGTGGACGCGACGATCAAGGCGGCCCTGGAGATCAACGACCGGCCGGTGGTCATCGACTTCACGGTCGGCAAGGACGCCATGGTCTGGCCGATGGTCGCCGCCGGCACCAGCAACGACGAGATCATGTTCGCCCGGGACGTGCGCCCGAGCTTCGACGAGGACGACCTCTAG